The Dermacentor variabilis isolate Ectoservices chromosome 4, ASM5094787v1, whole genome shotgun sequence genome contains the following window.
ATGCATTAGTGCAATAACTACCTCTTGACTCCGCATGTACTTAGAAGATTAGAAATTTTTTCATGGCAGGAGATTCGTGAGGCGATgtcctttaatagtgaggccgttctatgattagttagaaaagtgtttttgTGTGGCGGTAGCGTGCTTCATCTGTAGTGCTCCTGCAAGCATTATTGGATGTTACATTTATCCAGATTGCACATACTTTTTCTTGGTCGCCTAACATATCAACAGGGTTCTACTGTATAGCATGTAAAGATGGTGCTATGTCATAAATGCCAGTAAAAGGTCTTTGACTACCGCACTTGCCACAACAATGTCACCAGCTTGAGGTTGAGAAGCACCTGCTGGGAGATGACTCCTTTTTTTATTGTGCCGTGCATAttcagtggaagaaaagaaatgttTGCTGATCTTTTGCAACATTCCTGAAAGAGCACTAACAAGGTCTTGTGTACATTTTGCCCTTGTGTCAAAGGCCAAAATGTTTTGATTTTGGCTGCAAGCGCTGCAGTGAGCTGAAAGAGTCTGGATTTTGAACAACTGAAGTCTTATTTTCACCTTGTGTATTTTCTTACTTACCTTATGCAGAATTCTCCTCCTGGTGTTGACTGCATCACATGGGCTGTTCTGAAGAACAATTGCTCAACGGCTGAAGACATTggaaaagcagtgaaaaaaattGTTGTCAACCTTCATCGTCAACTGAAGGCCAAAAAGCGGCCAACTGAACTTCCCGAGGTGTTACGAAAAGTCAGTAGGCCTAGCTAACATGCATTTTGTTAGTAGCACCCAACAGGGACCACCTGCAAAGCTTTAAACTTCTTTCTAGTATTACTTTTGTATCCACATTTTCTGTGCATCTGTGGGTGTCTTGTTTTTATAAAGAACTAGTGATGCACTGCAGATTAGTAAATGTATAACTTTTTGCAAAGTATTTTGGTGTAAAAGCATGTGATCACAATGACAAGGAGTTGTTTATTCCTCAGTCAAAGAATGTTATCTGTATGGTCGTAGTGCTGTGTAATGAATTACCTTTATGAAAAGCTAAGGTGAGTGGCTGTTCACACGGAATATTTTCAGGACACTGCATGAAACGTTTCTGTCAAGGAACTAAATGTGCTCATCAATTTTCACCTGTGTAGTTATAACAGTTTGTTCTGGCATCTGCCCATCTATTAGTTGTCCTCAATGCTTGGACTGTTCTGACACCATTTGTAGTGTAGTATCTCAGTGCATACCTCACTGACACCATTTGTAGTGTAGTATCTCAGTGCATACCTCACTCAACTTCATGAGTTGTAACCAAAGTGTTTTGCACAACTGTTGTTTCTTGTTCACTACGTTATCACAAGTCTACCTCTGCTGTTTGGGGGGCATTCATCTGTTTCCTAATCACATTGAGCTCGTTTTTACCAGTTTTATCCTGCACTTcaaattttatatttttattcATGTTGGCCGTGTTTTAAATTTTGTATAAGGATTTTATGAGCGATATGTTTAAACTTTTGCTGCGTTATATTTTAAACAaatgaagtgaaaaagaaaagagtgaCGCCATGGTGCACTGCAACACAACCGCGCGCACAGTTTTATGGCACAGCAGTGCTGTGTGATGACGATGCTGGCAACGCTGTACTGAGACCGGCAACGGTGCGTTTTGGGCAGCTCGGCACAATCTGAATGTATGTGTGTGATTTCGCCTTATGGATTGCATTTTGATGCTTTTCGTGCCGGTTCTCGACGCTTGCGGTTTGTGAGTCGCCAGTTGCAGTGCGCTTCGCTTCTGTGATCAAGTTTTCCCATCTTTCGTGTACCGTCAACAGCGCAAACGGCCGCAACCGCTGCGGAGGTCCGCTATGGACAGCGACGTGATTCGTGATGGGATCATGATAGACGTCGTCGACACGAAGTGGCGCGAAGACAAGCTACCAGATGAAGACATCGCCGTGCCGCTGATGGAGCTGCCAGACCCAGAACCGGACAACAGCAACGTGAACGAAACTCTgagagaacaagaacaaaaatggaCGGACTTGGCGTTGAACCGCATGAATGAGCAACCGACGTCGACGTTGCCAAATTAAAGCACGGCGTAACtgctctggaaaaaaaaagtgtacactTAAAGGCATAGTTGTGGCGGACGTTTCTGAACTAATGTAAAATATTTGTGTAACGATCAGGCGCAGTTTTGTGTTGCGCGTGTTTAGTTGTGGCACGCGGTTGTGTGAAGTGCTGTGGTGCGCTCTGGCATCATTCTGTACCGTATTTATATGGCCATATGTTTTTCCATGgcataaaaaaattgaaaaattattgtgtTTCACTGTGTCAATTAGGTCTGTCTTGAAGCGCCCGTAGATAGAGCGGCGCTGTCGTCGTCGGTTTCAAGCAGAAGTTTTTTGGGCAGCAACCAATCGGAGCCGACCAGTTACCTTGCTTGCTTGGGTATGGCGGTTGTACTTTACGCAGGATCTCCATGACGGAAGAAAAAGGTTGGAAAATTTGTGTGTTCTCCACGTTTCATTCTTTGCGCAATGGTTGTAGTGACGAATGAAATGCATTGTAGCATGCAAATTTACTGCCTTGTATACAGCTGAATTCAACACATCCGTCGAAGGCTGCTGGGCTGTTAGTCGTCGGTTAGGCTTAGGCGAAGGTGACTTCGAATTTTTTGTGCCGTGTATTAAATGCATGCGCCTCTGAGTGTGCACGTGGTTAGTAAAACAGCTGTCGGGCATACGGCAGTAAATACAGCGCGTGAAGATTCGTTGGTAAGCTATTTCAGCATCGCTTCTATGCGCGTCGCAATACGGTGCCCCACATATTGCGACTATGCTTCAGGCGGAAAGACACGGCTCTACTGCATTGAGCACTTTGTCTCGCACTATTAGCCACATTCAGCCCCCTTTTGCCCGTCTAAATGTTCGAGTTTTTCAATAAAGTATGCCGTCTTGGCTGGGAAAGGCTCCATGACGCCAACGTTTCCTTCGTATTTTGTTCATCTTTGTGGCTTGCGCACTAAGGAAACAGTAAACAGACGGCGAAGCAAGTTTCTTTGTTATACGTGCGAATATGTTATACGGGGCAGGAACGCTTTACGGtccattaaaataaataaaattgtggGATTTACCGTCCCCAAATTGCGCAATGCGTTGTGAGAAACTGCGTAGTGAAGGGCTGCGAATGAATTTTGACATTAGTAGCAGTGCCGCTGCAAGCACTTAGCAACGACCGACAGTTAAGCTCGCGCCCTCGTTTGTGCGCACAGATTAGCACACTGGCTGGACGACCAGGTTAAGAGCAAAAAATCCGACTTTTATTCCAAATTTTTCAGGAAAGAGCCCCCAAATCGGTGTTTCTAaagcttttgcagcagctgtaaatTGCACGATTCGCACATGTCGCCCATTGTGACTGCAGCTTTGATATAAAGACACACAGTGAACAGGGTTAATGATTCGCTTGACATGTTGTTGAAGAAAAGGTGACATTGCTAGTTATTTGCTCGATTCATGGCATACTCGAGTGGTCGTATGAAAGTGTTGTGTGACAGCGCTCTAAAGAGAAAAGTAAAAGAGCAGTGAAGTGTTACTGCTAGCATAAGTAGGTTCCTGAGAGGATAAACAAGCAGTACCATCAATTTATGCATGGTTGTTCTCACAAAGCAGCTTTAAAACATTTTCACCACTCTTGTAGCATGGCAAAGTGCTCTGCCACTCGAATATAGCATTAGCAAAACTTCCATAAGCACCTGAGTCCTGACCACATTATGTGTAATTGTTTGCTTTGCAGCAATGGAGAGTGGAAATCTTTCGCCGCTCGGTGGCTCCGAGGAGCACGATCCACTCTGCGCCATATGCAACAGTGGTTACAAACAACCTAGATTGCTGGCCTGCCTGCACACCTACTGTGAGACTTGTCTTGAATCGACATTAGAAAAGCAGGCTGCGGCAAACAAAAGCAATGCTGGGAAACACGAACTCGAATGCCCCGAATGCGGCCACAGGACAAAAGTAAGTGCCTGCAAAAGTGCATGTGTGCATGGGAAGCTAAAATGCAGTGCCACGCTTCTCCACTGTTGCTAGGTGGTGCTATCTTGTTCAGGAAGGGATCGCACAGAACGCACACGCTGACTTTCAAGAATTAGTGATGTCTAGGAGAATATTTTTGGCGCAGAGTTTTGAATTATAAACCctatgcaagcgatcttgcacgtgacagcaacaagcgacgcgatggagacgGCTGTCTTTGCTCGTCGCGTACAAGTCGTACTCCATGCGAGCCACGactttgagcgacgtctccccattGTTTCCGGTATGAGGACAGCAAATACGCGTCAAAGCTGGCTGGCATGATGgatgctttattaatttaagctggtgcattttactgtaaaaagcatcataaaatatttctgagggtcttgcagtaggtttttatccttgcacatataaaatttcaatcgtttgctcgttccgtacGACAATCGGCAGTACTTGAGTAATGTACATCCAGTTAcagcttcgcactattggctagtcgctcattgCACTTCCGGGCGGCAATCgatgaattctagatttccacAACTGAGCAATCGAGCGACACGACTGAGCagtctgttcaagcgacggcctgtgTCGTCACTTGTTgtcgtcgcgcactaaatcgctctcatggggtttagccttaagggacactaaagagaaaaaatttTGATCTGCAATGGTAAGTTACCCTGTTGCAATTCCACAAACTGTGAGAAAGTGGATGTGGACACCACCATGAAGTTCATACACATGCCAGCCTGCTGCAACATATGGATTTTGACAGTGCCTGCTCAGGCCTAGTTCATTTTTGATCATTAAAAATGGACTACAGAGTATTTTAATTGAGGGAAAGACTCGGCTTAGCATGTTTGAAGAGATTTTACTGTATtacaaaagcaaaaaagaaaaa
Protein-coding sequences here:
- the LOC142579213 gene encoding anaphase-promoting complex subunit 13 produces the protein MDSDVIRDGIMIDVVDTKWREDKLPDEDIAVPLMELPDPEPDNSNVNETLREQEQKWTDLALNRMNEQPTSTLPN